A genomic window from Pseudonocardia broussonetiae includes:
- a CDS encoding sensor histidine kinase, with translation MTRLRRWWAGRGLRFRITVVVGAVALVALLALSRLGVGLLYSTLLAAADEELRTDASTVVAAVEAGEAPSAARTPTVRVVDTAGDPVDGGPALPLDAGAVRVLAAGDGVVSGRFDELRRYLAVPAVLPDGSTRLVVAAGDIVGGAVLLARAAGLFVLGALLVAAIVVVAAWAATRAALRPVERLRAAASALPAGQRLPVPVARDELRSLAEEVNRLLARRDDAVARLQAFTGDAAHELRSPVAAIRAQAEVAVAHPDPDLADETLRAVAVEAERLTDLLSDLLALARADAGRRPDPRPVDLVAAARAAIARAGDPPPALDLVAPAPARVAAGPAEVDLVLDNLVANARRHARTVVRIGVLPAGRWVRLVVEDDGPGIPPADRERVFDRFVRLDPEAGGGAGLGLALVAALVQGRGGQVVAGEAAGGGARLELRWPTAP, from the coding sequence GTGACCCGCCTGCGCCGCTGGTGGGCCGGGCGCGGGCTGCGGTTCCGGATCACCGTCGTCGTCGGCGCGGTGGCGCTGGTGGCGCTGCTCGCGCTGAGCCGGCTCGGCGTCGGGCTCCTCTACTCGACGCTCCTCGCCGCGGCCGACGAGGAGCTGCGCACGGACGCCTCGACGGTCGTCGCGGCGGTGGAGGCGGGGGAGGCGCCGTCGGCGGCGCGGACGCCGACGGTCCGGGTCGTCGACACCGCCGGTGACCCCGTCGACGGCGGGCCCGCACTGCCCCTGGACGCCGGGGCGGTCCGCGTGCTGGCGGCAGGCGACGGCGTCGTCTCCGGGAGGTTCGACGAGCTGCGGCGCTACCTCGCGGTGCCCGCCGTCCTGCCCGACGGCTCGACGCGGCTGGTCGTGGCCGCGGGCGACATCGTCGGCGGTGCCGTGCTGCTCGCCCGCGCCGCCGGGCTGTTCGTGCTGGGCGCGCTGCTGGTGGCGGCGATCGTCGTCGTGGCGGCGTGGGCGGCCACGCGCGCCGCGCTGCGCCCGGTGGAGCGGTTGCGCGCGGCGGCGTCGGCGCTGCCGGCGGGGCAGCGGCTGCCGGTGCCGGTGGCGCGCGACGAGCTGCGCTCGCTCGCGGAGGAGGTGAACCGGCTGCTGGCCCGGCGCGACGACGCCGTCGCGCGGCTGCAGGCGTTCACCGGCGACGCCGCGCACGAGCTGCGCTCGCCGGTGGCGGCGATCCGGGCGCAGGCCGAGGTGGCGGTCGCGCACCCCGACCCGGACCTGGCCGACGAGACGCTGCGCGCGGTCGCCGTCGAGGCGGAGCGGCTCACCGACCTGCTGTCGGACCTGCTCGCCCTCGCCCGCGCCGACGCCGGGCGGCGCCCGGATCCCCGGCCCGTCGACCTCGTGGCCGCCGCGCGTGCGGCGATCGCCCGGGCCGGCGACCCGCCCCCCGCGCTCGACCTGGTGGCGCCCGCCCCGGCCCGCGTCGCGGCCGGGCCGGCGGAGGTGGACCTGGTGCTCGACAACCTCGTCGCGAACGCCCGCCGGCACGCCCGCACCGTCGTCCGGATCGGGGTGCTGCCGGCCGGGCGGTGGGTGCGGCTGGTGGTGGAGGACGACGGCCCCGGCATCCCGCCCGCCGACCGCGAGCGCGTGTTCGACCGGTTCGTGCGGCTCGACCCGGAGGCCGGCGGCGGAGCGGGGTTGGGACTGGCGCTGGTGGCGGCCCTGGTGCAGGGGCGGGGTGGGCAGGTCGTGGCGGGGGAGGCGGCGGGGGGTGGGGCGCGGTTGGAGCTGCGGTGGCCGACGGCCCCCTGA
- a CDS encoding response regulator transcription factor, translated as MARVLVVDDEPGLRTAMTRGLTAEGMEVVARGDGDSALEAALTGTFDAIVLDIILPGLSGYRVLEQLRAAGVDTPVLLVSAKDGEWDQADGLDLGADGYLVKPFAFVVLVAQLKALLRRRDAALGRVGQRVRLGSLVVDPVARAVSFDGEPVELSPREFALLHALASRPDTVVAKDELLRIVWGDEGAASRNVVEVYVGYLRRKLDAVGAGQVLRTVRGFGYLVSSS; from the coding sequence ATGGCGCGCGTGCTGGTGGTCGACGACGAACCGGGCCTCCGCACGGCCATGACCAGGGGGCTCACCGCGGAGGGCATGGAGGTCGTCGCCCGCGGCGACGGCGACTCCGCGCTGGAGGCGGCCCTCACCGGCACGTTCGACGCGATCGTCCTCGACATCATCCTGCCGGGCCTGTCGGGCTACCGGGTGCTCGAGCAGCTGCGCGCGGCGGGCGTCGACACGCCGGTGCTGCTGGTGTCGGCCAAGGACGGCGAGTGGGACCAGGCCGACGGCCTCGACCTCGGCGCCGACGGCTACCTCGTCAAGCCCTTCGCGTTCGTCGTGCTCGTCGCGCAGCTCAAGGCGCTGCTGCGCCGCCGCGACGCCGCGCTCGGGCGGGTCGGGCAGCGCGTGCGGCTGGGGTCGCTCGTCGTCGACCCGGTGGCGCGGGCGGTGAGCTTCGACGGCGAGCCGGTGGAGCTCTCGCCGCGGGAGTTCGCGCTGCTGCACGCGCTGGCGAGCCGGCCCGACACCGTCGTCGCGAAGGACGAGCTGCTGCGGATCGTGTGGGGCGACGAGGGCGCGGCGAGCCGCAACGTCGTCGAGGTCTACGTCGGGTACCTGCGCCGCAAGCTCGACGCCGTCGGCGCCGGCCAGGTGCTGCGGACGGTGCGCGGCTTCGGGTACCTCGTGTCGTCGTCGTGA
- a CDS encoding LolA family protein, with product MGTGRWTTGRTAAAGIAVAGVVGLGLLAAPAGAGAAPELPPVTPEDLVASVLAADPDAFAGTVELDNSLGLPALPGAPQAADGTSTARIWSNGEEGGRVQLPTSDGEKTFVTDGTTFWAYDSQERTVTQGTHDDGPDGAPDSGDVADPTAAATEAIRTLQTSSVVTVDGTAEVAGRPAYELVLTPAPDERTLLREVRIAVDAEQRVPLRMTVLATGSSDPALQVGFTDLSFGPQDASLFTFTPPPGSTVQEPGADRPEGERPGRPEGAEPTTVGEGWDTVVVATVPAGATAPQGDDEGDPPTDLRALGTPVSGAWGSGTLISTAVANAILTDDGRVAAGAVPEQVLTEALAR from the coding sequence ATGGGAACCGGACGATGGACGACGGGCCGCACGGCAGCCGCGGGGATCGCGGTCGCCGGGGTGGTCGGACTGGGACTGCTGGCCGCGCCGGCCGGAGCGGGCGCGGCGCCGGAGCTGCCGCCGGTCACGCCGGAGGACCTCGTGGCCTCCGTGCTGGCGGCCGACCCGGACGCCTTCGCGGGCACCGTGGAGCTCGACAACTCGCTGGGCCTGCCGGCCCTGCCCGGCGCGCCGCAGGCCGCCGACGGCACGAGCACCGCCCGGATCTGGTCGAACGGCGAGGAGGGCGGCCGCGTGCAGCTGCCCACCTCCGACGGCGAGAAGACGTTCGTCACCGACGGCACCACGTTCTGGGCCTACGACTCCCAGGAGCGCACGGTCACCCAGGGCACGCACGACGACGGCCCCGACGGCGCCCCCGACAGCGGTGACGTCGCCGACCCGACCGCCGCGGCCACGGAGGCGATCCGCACGCTGCAGACCAGCAGCGTCGTCACCGTCGACGGCACGGCCGAGGTCGCGGGCCGCCCGGCCTACGAGCTCGTGCTCACCCCCGCGCCCGACGAGCGCACGCTGCTGCGCGAGGTGCGCATCGCCGTCGACGCCGAGCAGCGCGTCCCGCTGCGGATGACGGTGCTGGCCACGGGCTCGTCCGACCCCGCGCTGCAGGTCGGCTTCACCGACCTGTCGTTCGGCCCGCAGGACGCGTCGCTGTTCACCTTCACCCCGCCGCCCGGGTCGACCGTGCAGGAGCCCGGGGCCGACCGCCCCGAGGGCGAGCGTCCCGGGCGCCCCGAGGGCGCCGAGCCGACGACCGTCGGCGAGGGCTGGGACACCGTCGTGGTCGCGACCGTCCCCGCCGGCGCGACCGCGCCGCAGGGTGACGACGAGGGCGACCCGCCCACCGACCTCCGCGCCCTGGGCACCCCCGTGAGCGGCGCGTGGGGCAGCGGCACGCTGATCAGCACCGCGGTCGCCAACGCGATCCTCACCGACGACGGCCGCGTCGCCGCCGGTGCCGTCCCCGAGCAGGTCCTCACCGAGGCCCTCGCGCGGTGA
- a CDS encoding ABC transporter ATP-binding protein, whose protein sequence is MTTTPSVLDAATAPPVAASTPLAARAIGLRKAFGSTVAVDGVDLDVPAGSVLGMLGPNGSGKTTLIRMLLGLTRADSGTAELLGHAIPDDAARALPHVGALVEGPGFHPFLSGRENLLRVAATEPLLGSREIAGAVDAALERVGLSAAAGRRFRGYSLGMKQRLGLAGALLLPRRLVVLDEPTNGLDPAGTRDVRRIIAELHAAGSTVIVSSHLLDEVEATCTHVAVLQSGSLVAAGELAALLESGTGGLDVVTPDVDRALDVLREAGVAAYRAPGDEPGVVVGEDGPPTAETIALLVRAGVAVQEARRRRARLEELFARLTEETR, encoded by the coding sequence GTGACGACGACCCCCTCCGTGCTGGACGCGGCGACGGCGCCCCCCGTCGCCGCGTCCACCCCGCTGGCCGCCCGCGCGATCGGGCTGCGCAAGGCGTTCGGCTCGACGGTGGCCGTCGACGGCGTCGACCTCGACGTCCCCGCCGGCTCCGTGCTCGGCATGCTCGGCCCCAACGGCTCCGGCAAGACCACGCTGATCCGCATGCTGCTCGGGCTCACCCGCGCCGACTCCGGCACCGCCGAGCTGCTGGGCCACGCGATCCCCGACGACGCCGCCCGCGCGCTGCCGCACGTCGGCGCGCTCGTCGAGGGTCCGGGGTTCCACCCGTTCCTCTCGGGCCGGGAGAACCTGCTGCGGGTGGCGGCCACCGAGCCGCTGCTCGGCTCGCGGGAGATCGCGGGCGCCGTGGACGCCGCGCTGGAGCGCGTCGGGCTCAGCGCCGCCGCGGGCCGCCGGTTCCGCGGCTACTCCCTGGGCATGAAGCAGCGCCTCGGTCTGGCCGGCGCGCTACTGCTGCCGCGCCGGCTCGTCGTCCTCGACGAGCCGACCAACGGCCTCGACCCCGCCGGCACCCGTGACGTCCGGCGGATCATCGCCGAGCTGCACGCCGCGGGGTCGACGGTGATCGTGTCCTCGCACCTGCTCGACGAGGTCGAGGCGACGTGCACGCACGTGGCCGTGCTGCAGTCCGGCTCGCTGGTGGCCGCGGGCGAGCTGGCCGCGCTGCTGGAGTCGGGCACCGGCGGGCTCGACGTCGTCACCCCCGACGTCGACCGCGCGCTCGACGTGCTGCGCGAGGCGGGCGTCGCCGCCTACCGCGCGCCGGGCGACGAGCCCGGCGTCGTCGTCGGCGAGGACGGCCCGCCCACGGCGGAGACGATCGCGCTGCTCGTGCGCGCGGGCGTCGCCGTGCAGGAGGCCCGGCGCCGCCGGGCGCGGCTGGAGGAGCTGTTCGCGCGGCTGACGGAGGAGACCCGATGA
- a CDS encoding ABC transporter permease subunit, with protein MTAVVNAPSPLTATPRTAPFGRLLGAELRWVLRRPRTLVMLGLFALIPVLISIGVAVAGSTGRGPGLITAVAGNGLVLPVAAMTLSLALLLPLAVSMAAADAIAGESAHGTLRGLLLSPVSRLRLVVMKAFGVLVVATLATLVVAVVGVVAGLVVVGGAEGQLVTLSGTAVGLGEALLRVGLVAVWVVGQLAAVGAVALAVSAFTEHPLVVLAAVLGGLIVFGVLAAIPALEWLQPWLLTSGWAAGADALRDPLPLDGMIDSSLRALCYVAVGMGLTTYRMLRRDA; from the coding sequence ATGACCGCCGTCGTCAACGCACCGTCCCCCCTCACCGCCACCCCCCGCACCGCCCCCTTCGGCCGGTTGCTCGGCGCGGAGCTGCGCTGGGTGCTGCGCCGCCCCCGCACGCTGGTGATGCTCGGGCTGTTCGCGCTGATCCCGGTGCTGATCTCGATCGGCGTCGCCGTGGCCGGGTCCACCGGGCGCGGGCCGGGCCTGATCACCGCGGTCGCCGGCAACGGGCTCGTGCTGCCGGTCGCCGCGATGACGCTCTCGCTCGCGCTGCTGCTGCCGCTGGCCGTCTCGATGGCCGCGGCCGACGCGATCGCCGGGGAGAGCGCGCACGGGACGCTGCGCGGGCTGCTGCTCTCGCCGGTGTCGCGGCTGCGGCTCGTCGTGATGAAGGCGTTCGGCGTGCTCGTCGTCGCCACGCTGGCCACGCTCGTGGTGGCCGTCGTCGGCGTCGTCGCCGGGCTGGTGGTCGTCGGCGGGGCCGAGGGGCAGCTGGTCACGCTGTCGGGCACCGCCGTCGGGCTGGGCGAGGCGCTGCTGCGGGTCGGCCTGGTCGCGGTGTGGGTGGTCGGGCAGCTCGCGGCGGTCGGCGCGGTGGCGCTGGCGGTCTCGGCGTTCACCGAGCACCCGCTCGTCGTGCTGGCGGCGGTGCTGGGCGGGCTGATCGTGTTCGGCGTGCTGGCCGCGATCCCGGCGCTGGAGTGGCTGCAGCCGTGGCTGCTCACGAGCGGCTGGGCCGCCGGGGCCGACGCGCTCCGCGACCCCCTCCCGCTCGACGGCATGATCGACAGCTCGCTGCGGGCGCTGTGCTACGTCGCCGTCGGGATGGGGCTGACGACCTACCGGATGCTGCGCCGGGACGCCTGA
- a CDS encoding TspO/MBR family protein encodes MSENLNVSTTALDPRPTVPNAVAGLAVFGAAVVLVAVVGGLASISASDQYGSFVQPSWAPPSWLFGPVWTVLYVTIAVAAWLVWRTDGWSGARTALSVWAVQLVLNALWTPLFFGAGLFGVAFAEIVLLWLTIVATIVLFARHSRPAALLLLPYAAWVTFASALNLAIWVLN; translated from the coding sequence ATGAGCGAGAATCTTAACGTGAGTACTACTGCGCTGGACCCGCGCCCCACCGTCCCCAACGCCGTCGCCGGCCTCGCCGTCTTCGGCGCCGCCGTCGTGCTGGTCGCCGTCGTCGGCGGCCTGGCCTCGATCTCGGCCTCCGACCAGTACGGCTCGTTCGTGCAGCCGTCCTGGGCCCCGCCGTCGTGGCTGTTCGGGCCCGTCTGGACCGTCCTCTACGTCACGATCGCCGTCGCCGCCTGGCTCGTCTGGCGCACGGACGGCTGGAGCGGCGCGCGCACCGCGCTGTCGGTGTGGGCCGTCCAGCTCGTCCTCAACGCCCTGTGGACGCCGCTGTTCTTCGGCGCCGGCCTGTTCGGGGTGGCCTTCGCCGAGATCGTGCTGCTGTGGCTGACGATCGTCGCGACGATCGTGCTGTTCGCGCGCCACAGCCGCCCCGCGGCCCTGCTGCTGCTGCCCTACGCCGCCTGGGTCACGTTCGCCTCGGCCCTCAACCTCGCCATCTGGGTGCTGAACTAG
- the ppk2 gene encoding polyphosphate kinase 2, with translation MARLPRVPYETELLRLQGELVHMQEWVRTTGARLVVVFEGRDAAGKGGAIKRVAEYLNPRVCRIVALPAPSERERSQWYFQRYIEHLPAAGEIVLLDRSWYNRGGVERVMGFCTPDEHARFLRQCPVFEELLVEDGILLRKYWFSVSDAEQERRFRDRMKDPMRQWKLSPMDLESITRWEDYSRAKDEMFAHTDTPTSPWLVVEAEDKRRARINMIAHLLDSVPWQPVPGRKLKLPKRPPQRGYQRPPRERFHEVPDHAATLLGDGGA, from the coding sequence ATGGCCCGGCTACCCCGCGTTCCGTACGAGACAGAACTGCTGCGCCTGCAGGGCGAGCTCGTCCACATGCAGGAGTGGGTGCGCACGACCGGCGCCCGGCTCGTCGTCGTCTTCGAGGGCCGCGACGCGGCCGGCAAGGGCGGGGCGATCAAGCGGGTCGCGGAGTACCTCAACCCGCGCGTCTGCCGCATCGTCGCGCTGCCCGCGCCGTCGGAGCGCGAGCGGTCGCAGTGGTACTTCCAGCGCTACATCGAGCACCTGCCCGCGGCCGGGGAGATCGTGCTGCTCGACCGCAGCTGGTACAACCGCGGCGGCGTCGAGCGCGTCATGGGCTTCTGCACCCCCGACGAGCACGCGCGCTTCCTGCGGCAGTGCCCGGTGTTCGAGGAGCTGCTGGTCGAGGACGGGATCCTGCTGCGCAAGTACTGGTTCTCGGTCAGCGACGCCGAGCAGGAGCGCCGGTTCCGCGACCGCATGAAGGACCCGATGCGGCAGTGGAAGCTCTCGCCGATGGACCTCGAGTCGATCACGCGCTGGGAGGACTACTCCCGCGCCAAGGACGAGATGTTCGCCCACACCGACACCCCGACGTCGCCGTGGCTGGTGGTCGAGGCCGAGGACAAGCGCCGCGCGCGGATCAACATGATCGCCCACCTGCTCGACAGCGTCCCGTGGCAACCGGTGCCCGGCCGCAAGCTCAAGCTCCCGAAGCGACCCCCGCAGCGGGGCTACCAGCGCCCGCCGCGCGAGCGCTTCCACGAGGTCCCCGACCACGCCGCGACCCTGCTCGGGGACGGCGGCGCGTGA
- a CDS encoding PP2C family protein-serine/threonine phosphatase codes for MTRRSLLGRIDEAAPVDAVEVAEDELSDVIGARHVNLLITDYSGRFVVRFDRSSWARAGTRRHGEDVAETVALAGTVYEAVLRSQEIDVREHDGGVVVTVPVTVRGDAIGVLELWLPKDPDDDALGEIREVAHAFGYVVVANRRYTDLFEWGQRTAPFSLAAEIQRRLLPGAFSCDAATFSLAGWLEPASTVGGDTFDYALDRDTLHLSITDAVGNDVRASLLATVLVSSLRNGRRRSLGLPEQVRSANDALARHSAVGAFVTGQVARIDLASGLVRIVNAGHPFPVLLRDGVVGEIELAIDLPFGIYPGVEHEIQEFALRPGDRLLLVTDGVLDRNSAHVDVPSVLGATADLHPREVVRALSDAVIAATGGDLRDDSTVLCLDWRGPGA; via the coding sequence GTGACCCGCCGCTCCCTGCTGGGACGCATCGACGAGGCGGCGCCCGTCGACGCCGTGGAGGTCGCCGAGGACGAGCTGTCCGACGTCATCGGCGCCCGGCACGTCAACCTGCTCATCACCGACTACTCCGGCCGCTTCGTCGTGCGCTTCGACCGGTCGAGCTGGGCGCGCGCGGGCACGCGGCGCCACGGCGAGGACGTCGCCGAGACCGTCGCCCTGGCCGGCACCGTCTACGAGGCGGTGCTGCGCTCCCAGGAGATCGACGTGCGCGAGCACGACGGCGGCGTCGTCGTGACGGTGCCGGTCACGGTGCGCGGTGACGCGATCGGCGTCCTGGAGCTGTGGCTGCCGAAGGACCCCGACGACGACGCGCTCGGCGAGATCCGGGAGGTCGCGCACGCCTTCGGCTACGTCGTCGTCGCCAACCGCCGCTACACCGACCTGTTCGAGTGGGGCCAGCGCACCGCGCCGTTCTCCCTCGCCGCGGAGATCCAGCGCCGCCTGCTGCCCGGGGCGTTCAGCTGCGACGCCGCGACGTTCAGCCTCGCGGGCTGGCTGGAGCCGGCGAGCACCGTCGGCGGCGACACGTTCGACTACGCGCTCGACCGCGACACCCTGCACCTGTCGATCACCGACGCCGTCGGCAACGACGTGCGCGCCTCGCTGCTCGCGACCGTGCTGGTCAGCAGCCTGCGCAACGGGCGCCGGCGCAGCCTGGGCCTGCCCGAGCAGGTCCGCTCCGCGAACGACGCGCTGGCGCGGCACTCGGCGGTCGGCGCCTTCGTCACGGGGCAGGTGGCGCGGATCGACCTCGCGTCCGGCCTCGTCCGCATCGTCAACGCCGGGCACCCGTTCCCGGTGCTGCTGCGCGACGGGGTCGTCGGCGAGATCGAGCTCGCCATCGACCTGCCGTTCGGCATCTACCCGGGCGTGGAGCACGAGATCCAGGAGTTCGCGCTGCGCCCCGGCGACCGCCTGCTGCTCGTCACCGACGGCGTGCTGGACCGCAACAGCGCGCACGTCGACGTCCCCTCGGTGCTCGGCGCGACCGCCGACCTGCACCCGCGGGAGGTGGTGCGCGCGCTCAGCGACGCCGTCATCGCCGCGACCGGCGGCGACCTCCGCGACGACTCGACGGTGCTCTGCCTCGACTGGCGCGGCCCCGGCGCTTGA
- a CDS encoding ArsR/SmtB family transcription factor, with amino-acid sequence MDAVFKAIADPTRRAILDELVDRDGQTLFEICTRLVMKHDLTSSRQAVSQHLAVLEEAGLVTSRREGRYKFHHIDTTPLRSVVERWPLREQP; translated from the coding sequence GTGGACGCCGTGTTCAAGGCGATCGCCGACCCCACCCGTCGCGCGATCCTCGACGAGCTCGTCGACCGCGACGGCCAGACCCTGTTCGAGATCTGCACCCGGCTCGTGATGAAGCACGACCTCACCTCGTCACGGCAGGCGGTCTCCCAGCACCTCGCGGTGCTCGAGGAGGCCGGGCTGGTCACGTCCCGGCGCGAGGGCCGCTACAAGTTCCACCACATCGACACCACCCCGCTGCGCTCGGTCGTCGAGCGCTGGCCCCTCCGGGAGCAGCCATGA
- a CDS encoding VOC family protein, with protein sequence MIRINITSVLVDDQAVALAFYTDKLGFVKKHDIPMGEHRWLTVVSPQEPDGTELLLEPSEHPAARPFKEALVADGIPFTSFAVDDVHAEFARLSAAGVRFVQEPVDMGPVTVATLDDTCGNLIQIATMKS encoded by the coding sequence ATGATCCGCATCAACATCACCAGCGTCCTCGTCGACGACCAGGCCGTCGCGCTCGCCTTCTACACCGACAAGCTGGGCTTCGTGAAGAAGCACGACATCCCGATGGGCGAGCACCGCTGGCTCACCGTCGTCTCGCCGCAGGAGCCCGACGGCACCGAGCTGCTGCTGGAGCCCTCCGAGCACCCCGCCGCCCGCCCGTTCAAGGAGGCGCTGGTGGCCGACGGGATCCCGTTCACCTCCTTCGCCGTCGACGACGTCCACGCCGAGTTCGCCCGGCTGTCCGCGGCCGGCGTGCGGTTCGTGCAGGAGCCCGTCGACATGGGTCCGGTCACCGTGGCGACGCTCGACGACACGTGCGGCAACCTCATCCAGATCGCGACCATGAAGTCCTGA
- a CDS encoding 3-deoxy-7-phosphoheptulonate synthase: MLTAAPALDAHRTVRVSPLISPSLLRHDLPVDEGVADTVTRARAEVVDVLDGRDDRLLVVVGPCSIHDPAAALDYAHRLAAQADRHAGELRIVMRTYFEKPRSTVGWKGLINDPHLDGTFDVNAGLRMARRLLLEVNGLGLPVGCEFLDPITPQYLADVVSWGSIGARTAASQVHRQLCSGLSMPVGIKNGTDGDVQVAVDGVGAAAASHVFMGINPDGLAALVTTAGNPDCHVILRGGSGGPNHDVESVAAALGRMRKADLAERVIVDASHGNSGKDHVRQAGVAREVAARLAAGERGVVGLMLESFLVEGRQELGPGTTYVQSVTDSCMGWDTTADVLDDLAAAVAARRTLRA; this comes from the coding sequence GTGCTCACCGCCGCTCCTGCGCTCGACGCGCACCGCACCGTCCGCGTCAGCCCGCTGATCTCCCCCTCCCTGCTGCGCCACGACCTGCCGGTCGACGAGGGCGTCGCCGACACCGTCACGCGTGCGCGGGCCGAGGTCGTCGACGTCCTCGACGGCCGCGACGACCGCCTGCTCGTCGTCGTCGGCCCGTGCTCGATCCACGACCCGGCGGCCGCGCTCGACTACGCCCACCGCCTCGCCGCGCAGGCCGACCGGCACGCCGGCGAGCTGCGGATCGTGATGCGGACCTACTTCGAGAAGCCGCGCTCGACCGTCGGCTGGAAGGGCCTGATCAACGACCCGCACCTGGACGGCACGTTCGACGTCAACGCGGGCCTGCGGATGGCGCGGCGACTGCTGCTGGAGGTGAACGGGCTGGGACTGCCGGTGGGGTGCGAGTTCCTGGACCCGATCACGCCGCAGTACCTCGCCGACGTCGTCAGCTGGGGCTCGATCGGCGCCCGCACGGCCGCGAGCCAGGTGCACCGCCAGCTCTGCAGCGGGCTGTCGATGCCGGTGGGGATCAAGAACGGCACCGACGGCGACGTGCAGGTCGCCGTCGACGGCGTGGGCGCGGCCGCGGCGAGCCACGTGTTCATGGGCATCAACCCCGACGGCCTCGCGGCCCTGGTGACGACGGCCGGCAACCCCGACTGCCACGTCATCCTGCGCGGCGGCTCGGGCGGCCCGAACCACGACGTGGAGTCGGTGGCCGCGGCGCTCGGGCGGATGCGGAAGGCCGACCTGGCCGAGCGCGTGATCGTCGACGCCAGCCACGGCAACAGCGGCAAGGACCACGTCCGCCAGGCCGGGGTGGCGCGCGAGGTGGCGGCCCGGCTCGCGGCCGGCGAGCGCGGCGTCGTCGGCCTGATGCTGGAGAGCTTCCTGGTCGAGGGCCGCCAGGAGCTGGGGCCCGGCACGACCTACGTGCAGTCGGTCACCGACTCCTGCATGGGCTGGGACACCACCGCCGACGTCCTCGACGACCTGGCCGCGGCCGTGGCGGCGCGGCGGACGCTCCGCGCGTGA
- a CDS encoding M1 family metallopeptidase, which yields MRRIAVLLVAAGAAVLPACAAGPGPVPVAAPVEATPGAPGIGDPYFPLDGNGGYDVDRYDLDVTYTPATDVLAGVATVSARATQGLSAFNLDLSGLEVRAVTVDGAEAAFTRDGGELTVTPAAPLAEGAAFTTVVTYDGVPQLVEDSFSAAGFFATGDGALVVGQPDVAATWFPANDHPLDPAAFTFRITAPEGLEAVANGVLESTTGSGGTTTTTWVADRPMAPYLAGMAIGEFDVLAYEQGGIRYWDAFATDLGAVDAVARAALARQPEVLGYLAQVFGPYPFDVAGGIVDAEPRLAFALENQTRPIYAPSFFDGVVSGESVVVHELAHQWFGDDLPLARWSDIWLNEGFATYAEWLWSEHEGRETVAQQFATVTAIPADDPFWTLPIGDPGPDRIFDEAVYVRGAMTLQALRTTVGDEAFFRILPEWTARRSGQNVRTAEFVALAEEVSGQQLDDLFTTWLATPEKPAGL from the coding sequence ATGAGGCGGATCGCGGTGCTCCTGGTGGCGGCGGGTGCGGCGGTGCTCCCGGCCTGCGCGGCGGGGCCGGGCCCGGTGCCCGTCGCCGCCCCCGTCGAGGCGACGCCCGGCGCCCCCGGCATCGGCGACCCGTACTTCCCGCTCGACGGCAACGGCGGCTACGACGTCGACCGGTACGACCTCGACGTCACCTACACCCCGGCCACCGACGTGCTCGCCGGCGTCGCGACCGTCAGCGCCCGGGCGACCCAGGGGCTCTCGGCGTTCAACCTGGACCTGTCGGGCCTGGAGGTCCGCGCGGTCACCGTCGACGGCGCCGAGGCCGCGTTCACCCGCGACGGCGGCGAGCTCACCGTCACCCCGGCCGCGCCGCTGGCCGAGGGGGCCGCGTTCACCACGGTCGTCACCTACGACGGCGTGCCGCAGCTCGTCGAGGACAGCTTCAGCGCCGCGGGCTTCTTCGCCACCGGCGACGGCGCACTGGTCGTCGGGCAGCCCGACGTCGCCGCCACCTGGTTCCCGGCCAACGACCACCCGCTCGACCCGGCCGCGTTCACGTTCCGGATCACCGCGCCGGAGGGGCTGGAAGCGGTCGCGAACGGCGTGCTGGAGTCGACGACCGGCAGCGGCGGCACGACCACCACCACCTGGGTCGCCGACCGGCCGATGGCGCCCTACCTCGCGGGCATGGCGATCGGCGAGTTCGACGTCCTCGCCTACGAGCAGGGCGGCATCCGCTACTGGGACGCCTTCGCGACCGACCTCGGCGCCGTCGACGCCGTCGCCCGCGCCGCGCTCGCCCGCCAGCCCGAGGTGCTCGGCTACCTGGCGCAGGTGTTCGGGCCCTATCCGTTCGACGTGGCCGGCGGCATCGTCGACGCCGAACCGCGCCTGGCGTTCGCGCTGGAGAACCAGACCCGCCCGATCTACGCGCCGAGCTTCTTCGACGGCGTGGTGTCGGGCGAGTCGGTCGTCGTGCACGAGCTGGCCCACCAGTGGTTCGGCGACGACCTCCCGCTCGCCCGCTGGAGCGACATCTGGCTCAACGAGGGCTTCGCGACCTACGCCGAGTGGCTGTGGAGCGAGCACGAGGGGCGGGAGACGGTGGCGCAGCAGTTCGCCACCGTCACCGCGATCCCGGCCGACGACCCGTTCTGGACCCTCCCGATCGGCGACCCCGGCCCGGACCGGATCTTCGACGAGGCCGTCTACGTCCGCGGCGCCATGACGCTGCAGGCGCTGCGCACCACCGTCGGCGACGAGGCGTTCTTCCGGATCCTGCCCGAGTGGACCGCCCGCCGGTCGGGCCAGAACGTCCGGACCGCGGAGTTCGTCGCGCTGGCCGAGGAGGTCTCCGGGCAGCAGCTCGACGACCTGTTCACCACCTGGCTCGCGACGCCGGAGAAGCCCGCGGGGCTGTGA